A stretch of the Panicum virgatum strain AP13 chromosome 9N, P.virgatum_v5, whole genome shotgun sequence genome encodes the following:
- the LOC120687821 gene encoding uncharacterized protein LOC120687821 isoform X10 produces MDHDDSDFQSQNFQLVGEDSNRFPSGLRPFALPKLDIEDQLQGHLRFDNLIDSEAFFSVQGHESNWIEVLSTGSSVVDFSSSAAESCSKTNNVWSEATSTESVEMLLKSVGEIETTGNMDSNAHLQLSAMDSQIDQSNVHPDSTSSPTDSTVVPTEKDQSQSTHSRMTDGPDHSQSTHSRMAADPSNTDPQLERFAPFLMDKKSEQAAASVAEKCIASEKLSSSINTSGSCPAVGGYFEGVQDDLSLDKLNVPSAEVNSRNLNNEPFTGLAPLQNIYVTDSYHFEQDNKESEVDVAPQDSEVCHFNENKVEGGLTESLGTVNLSSQVSNETLLPESSDGLLEAITNPLKLHRSDGTCNIVNSTLQLSFSPVQHETEGLSSSVDRSNELIINEFGVSSNSAPSHRSEADSRNSNPHLVSSLSPKRKVADATGVPEETMNAGANSTNISCTGDESKLEVLEHNKDSVDNLESGAMEEKTMDKIPVVSGNMEQMVENNHEENASGATDTSKDKVESSDSIAPENSSADAFNASEDPKIPSINHEGSFNECDTPGIEEEPESSHLVLSTSGPHEKMSAPVISSSSGIGITSTTVTDTFGTPADKNGCSIGVSAADSSALPDERDLIVSTMNHEVPSKEGAKSALGDEDNNVISPGSEPGGVMSAVPVDSNTDVYGSTVSVAKKEEYTEQANSLGGSTTAETQDKSGNHPDASSPKCQTDKSLIQGEQHTDPATPPALGISSGNVAEKVVETPQNASNDLNARVQDAVLNHGTDHSPGTVTSQGKVGSSIVEPGNGNGIRTSATCGSPSVISCSEPSPQEGGQGSNALLHHTPLDVQSGDPKDCEANADAAQSSKQCSTRNLESALGSEETNTAGGDRSFSFEVGAPPNASEKAHSPVWSPFPRYTASQSTEMTPENPQPGSSLKSISDVSKETSIAKAGKEQLSERKVAESAGGPSDNSNIGDSTKSSSSPPEKSQQHPTPEPSDLVKFPFTDPQHLQLRAQIFVYGALIQGTPPGEAYMVAAFGESVGGGGKPTWEAAWRAALERFQYQKSLYTGLETPTSSRIGSSVPDKANKSTAVRTAPASKKGGKTVVPAHSTATLHGTFSVPLGSSTFNLQRGTHLDFSQAVSPFTYNSHMRQSSPGVAPWYTQSPGPRPAPWLIPPQNLIFDSSMQAAGPTNETAKGASSKIISISHTVSPVLVPPSSAPSIVSSAAVVNDEKQKAPASSSKKGTASQKPRKRKKASASPEQQSVIASPQLKADVTSSIPATNHTSGFTLSTHSPSNALVSRVVPNTGQLTSIPNYQITGGMDSEQGIIFSEQIRSAIEQSTVQAKGASMHSVEAVRHKEGIWSHLSTISKNKLPREVEEKLTSAAAAAEAAVSVAKAAAEAAKMASEAALQAKMMAEEALSSSTSLKSMHHEAGEVGISSNPPGQSSSTPASSLKSKENSRTPGSILSVARKAARKRVEEASAATKRAENLDAILKAAEFAAEAVFRAGTIIGMGEPLPFTLRELLEAGPDGYWKSESVRNKAGSGNHNPVTETLEVDAPANFSKSGRKRGRKPKYDQALPNSEPSSSGKELLPEGIHSGHGVEDVPTTMALDSNKNSTAPVNIIWNGIEKGSAVEVLSDKGGFGVAWFSAKVVDINENNTFVSYHNHNGTGPHEEQVPLRQDGDKPPQIRLPYPATLSKFKTRKRRRETAGSCLWVIGDHVDAWVNDSSWREGVIAQNYEGDETKYVVQFSVGGGGESLVVDAWNLRPSRVWKDGQWTEWSSARERKSKSNKGDSPLEKRQRTDLLQAGGDLSTVGEAGGPSKDKNTNNTKKPEELKQLALSQEEMVFNVGKSVVENKSDALAFKRPGLQKEGSKVVYGVPKHGKKKKFMEVSKHYDVGQSDKISEGNASSRFAKHSMPQLPRPRENTSKVDHNRGRRVAEMRSRIPKPTKSQNVAANSVPDEDSLPKSIPNSGVSERSFTLAESNTSTSNTKKPTVEKNNSALGTGPRTVVPSVSEMQPAYTDPTSKQNVSTNNRAKRKYVPPVGNVNRSTLRTCEKTSSDSGEPQRTSSDSAEPRRSNRRIQPTSRLLEGLQSSLIISKVPGEKVPRSNYKSASSRGRAHG; encoded by the exons ATGGATCATGATGATAGCGATTTTCAGAGCCAAAACTTTCAACTAGTTGGTGAAGACAGTAACAGGTTCCCTTCAGGTTTGCGGCCATTTGCACTCCCAAAACTTGATATCGAGGACCAGCTACAAGGCCATCTTCGATTTGATAATTTGATAGATTCAGAAGCATTTTTCAGCGTGCAAGGGCACGAGAGTAATTGGATTGAGGTTTTGTCTACCGGAAGCAGTGTTGTTGATTTTAGTTCCAGTGCTGCTGAATCGTGCTCGAAAACTAATAATGTCTGGTCAGAGGCAACATCCACAGAATCTGTGGAAATGTTATTGAAATCAGTGGGAGAAATTGAGACAACTGGTAACATGGACAGTAATGCACACCTTCAGTTAAGTGCTATGGACAGCCAAATCGATCAGTCGAACGTGCATCCTGATTCCACTAGCTCTCCAACAGATAGTACTGTAGTGCCAACCGAAAAAGATCAGTCTCAGAGCACTCATTCTAGAATGACTGATGGTCCTGATCATTCTCAGAGTACTCATTCTAGAATGGCTGCTGACCCTTCAAACACCGATCCCCAGCTTGAGCGTTTTGCTCCTTTCTTGATGGACAAGAAATCTGAGCAGGCAGCAGCTTCTGTTGCTGAGAAGTGCATAGCAAGTGAGAAGCTGTCCTCTTCAATTAACACATCAGGAAGCTGCCCAGCTGTTGGCGGCTATTTTGAAGGAGTTCAGGACGACCTTTCTCTGGACAAACTCAATGTACCCTCCGCCGAAGTAAATTCTAGGAACTTGAATAATGAACCTTTCACAGGGTTGGCTCCCCTTCAGAACATATATGTCACTGATTCATATCACTTTGAACAGGATAATAAAGAATCGGAGGTTGATGTTGCACCTCAGGATTCGGAGGTATGCCATTTTAATGAAAATAAAGTTGAAGGAGGACTAACTGAGTCTTTGGGCACTGTGAACTTGTCCAGTCAGGTTAGCAATGAAACTCTATTGCCAGAAAGTTCTGATGGATTGCTAGAGGCCATTACAAATCCACTTAAGCTGCACAGAAGTGATGGTACTTGTAATATAGTCAACAGCACTCTTCAACTATCTTTTTCCCCAGTGCAACATGAAACTGAAGGTCTGAGTAGTTCAGTTGACAGGAGCAATGAACTCATCATCAACGAGTTTGGTGTTAGTTCAAATTCTGCTCCATCTCACCGATCTGAGGCAGACTCACGAAATTCTAATCCTCATCTTGTCAGTTCTCTGTCTCCCAAAAGAAAGGTTGCTGACGCCACTGGTGTTCCTGAAGAAACAATGAATGCTGGAGCCAATAGTACAAATATCAGCTGTACTGGTGATGAATCAAAACTTGAAGTATTGGAGCACAATAAAGATTCTGTTGATAACCTAGAAAGTGGTGCCATGGAAGAAAAGACAATGGATAAAATACCTGTAGTTTCAGGAAATATGGAGCAAATGGTGGAAAATAACCATGAAGAAAATGCTAGTGGTGCTACAGACACATCAAAAGATAAGGTTGAATCTTCTGACAGTATTGCACCCGAAAACTCTTCAGCTGACGCTTTCAATGCTTCAGAGGATCCAAAAATTCCCTCAATAAATCATGAGGGGTCATTCAATGAATGTGATACTCCTGGTATAGAAGAGGAGCCTGAAAGCTCGCATTTGGTCCTTTCTACTTCTGGGCCTCATGAGAAAATGTCAGCACCGGTGATCAGTTCAAGCAGTGGCATTGGCATCACTTCTACCACTGTTACTGACACTTTCGGTACTCCAGCAGATAAAAATGGCTGTTCAATAGGTGTTTCTGCTGCTGATTCTTCTGCTTTACCAGATGAGAGGGATTTGATTGTGTCCACGATGAATCATGAGGTGCCATCCAAGGAAGGTGCTAAATCCGCTTTAGGAGATGAGGACAACAATGTTATTTCTCCTGGCTCTGAACCAGGTGGGGTAATGTCAGCTGTGCCTGTGGACTCAAACACTGATGTTTATGGTAGTACTGTTTCTGTTGCAAAAAAGGAGGAATACACAGAGCAGGCTAATTCTCTGGGTGGTTCAACCACAGCAGAAACTCAGGATAAATCAG GTAACCATCCAGATGCTTCTTCACCAAAATGCCAGACTGATAAATCTTTGATACAAGGTGAGCAACATACAGATCCAGCCACACCACCTGCATTAGGTATCTCAAGTGGCAATGTTGCTGAAAAGGTTGTAGAAACTCCCCAAAATGCAAGCAATGATTTGAATGCACGTGTGCAAG ATGCAGTATTAAATCATGGTACAGATCATAGTCCTGGTACTGTTACTTCCCAGGGCAAGGTAGGCTCAAGCATAGTGGAACCTGGCAATGGTAATGGAATCCGTACCAGTGCTACATGTGGCTCCCCTTCAGTGATTAGTTGCTCCGAACCCTCTCCCCAGGAAGGTGGACAGGGCAGCAACGCACTACTTCATCATACACCACTAGATGTGCAGTCTGGGGATCCAAAAGATTGTGAAGCCAATGCTGATGCTGCTCAGAGCTCAAAACAATGTTCTACCAGAAATTTAGAATCTGCTCTTGGTTCTGAGGAGACTAATACAGCAGGAGGTGATAGAAGCTTCTCATTCGAGGTGGGAGCTCCACCAAATGCTTCTGAGAAAGCTCATAGCCCTGTTTGGAGCCCGTTCCCTAGATACACAGCTTCTCAGAGTACCGAG ATGACCCCAGAAAATCCTCAACCTGGAAGTTCATTGAAGAGTATCAGTGATGTTAGTAAGGAAACATCTATTGCAAAAGCTGGTAAAGAACAGCTGTCAGAAAGGAAAGTGGCTGAAAGTGCTGGGGGCCCGTCAGACAACTCTAACATTGGTGATAGCACTAAGAGTAGCAGTTCACCGCCAGAGAAGTCACAGCAGCATCCAACCCCTGAGCCTTCTG ATTTGGTGAAGTTTCCATTCACAGATCCACAGCATTTGCAGCTACGTGCACAGATTTTTGTTTATGGAGCTCTTAT TCAAGGAACACCACCAGGAGAGGCTTACATGGTGGCAGCTTTCGGAGAGTCTG TAGGTGGTGGTGGTAAACCTACATGGGAGGCAGCTTGGCGAGCTGCTCTTGAAAGATTTCAGTACCAAAAATCACTTTATACTGGTTTAGAGACCCCTACAAGTTCACGTATAG GTAGTTCCGTGCCTGACAAAGCTAATAAGAGTACAGCAGTTAGAACTGCCCCAGCTAGCAAAAAGGGTGGGAAAACTGTGGTACCAGCACATTCTACTGCAACCCTGCACGGAACTTTTAGTGTGCCTCTTGGTAGTTCTACGTTTAACCTGCAACGAGGTACTCATCTGGACTTTAGCCAGGCAGTATCACCATTTACATATAATTCACACATGAGGCAGTCGTCTCCTGGTGTTGCCCCCTGGTATACTCAGAGCCCTGGACCACGTCCTGCACCCTGGCTGATTCCACCACAAAACTTAATTTTTGATTCATCGATGCAAGCAGCTGGTCCTACAAATGAAACTGCAAAGGGGGCATCATCCAAAATCATATCCATTTCGCATACTGTTTCGCCTGTTTTAGTTCCACCTAGTTCGGCACCTTCTATTGTTTCTTCAGCGGCGGTTGTGAATGATGAAAAACAGAAGGCACCAGCTTCTAGCTCTAAGAAGGGAACAGCATCACAAAagccaagaaaaagaaagaaagcttCAGCAAGTCCAGAACAGCAATCTGTCATTGCCTCCCCTCAGCTCAAAGCAGACGTTACGTCTTCTATTCCTGCCACTAACCACACATCAGGATTCACTTTATCTACCCATTCTCCAAGTAATGCTTTGGTTAGTAGGGTTGTTCCTAACACAGGTCAGCTCACCTCTATACCTAACTACCAGATCACTGGTGGTATGGATAGTGAGCAAGGAATCATCTTTTCGGAACAGATCCGGAGTGCAATAGAACAATCAACTGTACAAGCGAAAGGTGCAAGTATGCACTCAGTGGAGGCAGTTAGGCATAAAGAAGGCATATGGAGCCATCTATCCACAATCTCAAAAAACAAGTTACCTCGTGAAGTTGAAGAGAAGCTTACCtcagctgcagctgctgctgaagCAGCAGTTTCTGTTGCAAAGGCAGCTGCAGAAGCTGCCAAGATGGCATCAGAGGCTGCATTGCAGGCGAAGATGATGGCAGAGGAAGCACTTAGCTCTTCTACATCTCTAAAGTCCATGCATCATGAAGCTGGTGAAGTTGGTATCAGTAGCAATCCACCTGGCCAGTCAAGTTCAACACCAGCATCATCTCTGAAAAGTAAGGAGAACAGTCGTACCCCGGGTTCCATCCTTTCAGTGGCACGGAAGGCTGCTAGAAAGAGGGTTGAAGAGGCATCTGCAGCTACAAAACGTGCAGAAAACTTGGATGCCATACTGAAAGCTGCGGAGTTCGCTGCGGAGGCTGTGTTCAGAGCTGGAACTATTATTGGAATGGGTGAACCACTACCTTTTACTCTAAGGGAGCTTTTAGAAGCTGGCCCGGATGGCTACTGGAAGTCTGAGAGTGTGAGGAATAAAGCTGGAAGTGGTAATCACAATCCAGTAACAGAAACATTGGAGGTAGATGCACCTGCTAATTTCAGTAAATCTGGCAGAAAGCGTGGTCGGAAACCTAAGTATGATCAAGCACTACCAAATTCGGAGCCATCTTCAAGTGGCAAAGAATTGCTGCCAGAAGGAATACACTCAG GACATGGGGTTGAAGATGTTCCCACCACTATGGCACTTGATAGTAACAAAAATAGTACAGCACCAGTAAACATTATCTGGAATGGCATTGAAAAGGGATCTGCTGTTGAG GTCTTATCTGACAAGGGTGGGTTTGGAGTAGCTTGGTTTTCTGCCAAGGTTGTTGATATAAATGAAAATAACACATTTGTCAGCTATCACAACCACAACG GAACTGGTCCTCATGAAGAACAGGTGCCATTGAGACAAGATGGGGATAAACCGCCTCAAATACGTCTTCCTTACCCTGCTACCCTTTCTAAATTCAAAACTAGGAAACGTCGCAGGGAAACAGCAGGGAGTTGTTTATGGGTTATTGGAGATCACGTAGATGCTTGGGTCAATGATAG CAGTTGGCGTGAGGGAGTTATTGCTCAGAATTATGAGGGTGATGAGACAAAGTATGTTGTACAATTTTCAG ttggaggtggtggtgaGTCATTAGTTGTTGATGCTTGGAATCTTCGTCCATCACGTGTTTGGAAAGATGGTCAATGGACAGAGTGGTCCAGCGCAAGAGAAAGGAAATCTAAATCTAATAAG GGTGATTCACCTCTTGAGAAACGCCAAAGGACAGACCTGCTTCAAGCAGGTGGCGATCTATCTACTGTTGGTGAAGCAGGGGGTCCCTCCAAGGATAAGAATACTAACAATACAAAAAAGCCGGAGGAGCTAAAGCAATTGGCTTTGTCTCAGGAGGAAATGGTTTTCAACGTTGGGAAGAGTGTAGTTGAAAATAAATCTGATGCTCTTGCATTCAAACGGCCTGGATTGCAGAAAGAAGGATCAAAGGTTGTCTACGGTGTTCCAAAACatggaaagaagaagaagtttaTGGAAGTAAGCAAACATTATGATGTAGGCCAATCTGACAAGATTTCCGAGGGCAATGCATCTAGCAGATTTGCAAAACATTCAATGCCACAATTGCCAAGACCGCGTGAAAATACCTCCAAAGTTGATCACAATAGAGGAAGGAGAGTAGCTGAGATGAGGTCTAGAATACCTAAACCCACAAAGTCACAGAATGTTGCAGCTAACAGTGTTCCTGATGAGGATTCCTTGCCCAAGTCCATTCCAAATTCTGGTGTTTCTGAAAGGAGTTTTACTTTAGCAGAAAGTAACACAAGCACCTCGAACACCAAGAAGCCCACTGTAGAAAAAAATAATTCTGCGTTGGGCACGGGCCCTAGAACTGTAGTTCCTTCTGTTTCTGAAATGCAACCGGCATATACTGATCCTACTTCCAAGCAGAATGTGTCCACTAACAATCGAGCTAAAAGGAAATATGTTCCTCCTGTGGGTAACGTGAACAGAAGTACGCTTAGAACCTGTGAAAAGACTAGTTCTGATTCTGGTGAGCCCCAAAGGACTAGTTCTGATTCTGCTGAACCCAGACGATCTAACCGGCGAATTCAACCAACTTCGAGG TTACTAGAGGGTTTGCAAAGTTCCCTCATAATCTCCAAAGTTCCTGGGGAGAAGGTTCCAAGGAGCAATTACAAAAGTGCTTCGTCAAGAG GGAGAGCTCATGGCTGA